In Candidatus Microthrix parvicella Bio17-1, the sequence AACGCACCGAGGGCGTATCCGCCGACGCCCACCGCCCGAAGAACCGGCCACGTGGCAGGTCGGACCAACACGGCAAACGTGAGGACGCCTGCGAGCACGCCGATCGGAACGCCAAAAGCCGCGATGCCCGCCAAGCCGGCGATCACGGCCACCACAGCGGCCTTGAGGGCCGGGCGCGGCACGCCGAATCGGTCCATGGGTGGAAGCGCCAGTACCCGCGACACCCGGGCTCCGGCCAGGTTGCGTCGCCCGGCGAGCAGGTTCGGGTCGAACGCCGCAACCGCCAGGGTGATCAGCACTCCGAACAGCGAGAGCGCCAAGGCAATCCAGACGGTTCGTTGCGGGGTCCACTCGACGACGAATGTGGCGTCCGGGCCGACCTTGGCGGGATCGATCCTCCACCCGTTGGCGAAGCCGTTGACCAGGGTTGAGGGCCCCAGGTCGGTGCCGTCGGACGTGGTGAGGTGCCACCCCGGATTGAACGACTGGCCCATGACCAACCAATACGGCTCGGTGGCATCGGAGACCGATGCCCGGTACGTGAGGCGGGAGGTTCGTTTGGTGGTGGTGGCCGGTGGAGCAGCGGTTGGGCCTTGCGGTTGCACCCCGGCCTGCGTCGGGCGGTCGGGCGACGTTGGCGTCACGGCCGAACCACCGGCGGCCGACCGAAGCCACAGCTCGTCGATGTCCACGCCCGTCTTGAGGCCGGGGGTGGTGCGCAGCAACGATGGCTTGGGGCCCAACTCGATGGTGGGCGCCGCGGCCTTCGACCCGCCGGTGTCGCAGCTGCGAATGGGCACCGGAATTCTGTCGAGGAGGTCGTCGGTGGTTGCGTCGAGCACGATCCCAACGGGAGTGCCGTCGAGCGAGAGCAGATCCTTGCGGCACGTGGGCGCCAGGCGCGGCGGGGCGGGCGGCACGGTTGGGCCTCCCCAGCCCACCTCGGCGATACCGATCGGCAGGTTCACCGTTGAGTGGCTGAACCACTCACGGGTGCTTCGAGGCCGAACCTGGTCGATCACCAGGCGCAGGCTCGTCCCGCTCACGGACTTGGGCAACGCCAACCGAACGGTGGTGGTGTCACCGCGCTGGTCACCCGGCTCGGCGGCTGGGATGTCGATGGGGGCACCGGCACCGTCGGCGCCTTCGAGATGGATGACCGATGGCGTGGAATGCCGGCCGTCGTTGAGGTAGGTGAACTGGAGGTCGTTCACCGTGATCGCCTTGGGATACTCAAAGTTCAGCCAGAGGCCGGCGCCTTGGTTGACCGGTCCCTGCCAGGCGGTGGACGTGTCACCGTCGTTGGCCGAGGCGGAACGAGCCCGAAGGTTGGGCAGCCGGGCCTTCGAGGACGCTGTGACACCGCCGTTGGAGGCGTCGGGGATGCCCAGAATGGCGTCGATGCTCTCGTCGGGTTGCTCCAACGGCACCCGAGCCAGCCCCTCGACGCCGAAGGTGCGCGTGGCGGGCACCGACAGGGTTCGCACCATCGACGGCTCTTCGTCGTCGAGCACAACCTCCTCCGGATTGGCTGCGGCCCGCTTCAGCACGATGGCCAGCGGACGGTTGGTGCCGGCGACGCCAAGCGTGTCCAACAGGTCCGTCGGCGGGCGAACCACATCCTCAAGGGTGGTGTCGGCCACCTTGAGCTCGGCGATGCCCACCTCGGACACCTTGCCGTAGTCGGCCAACTCACCCACGTTGGTGTCGAGAATCTCCAAACGGAGTCGCTTGAAGGTTCGCTTCGGGAAGTCGATCACCTGACCTTCCGGGCTCAGCGACTCCTCGCCCAGGTCAACATGAATCGGGTCGGTGAAAACGCCCGAACCATCGTCGAAGCTGAGCTCCACCTCGGTCATGTAGCGGTTCACCTTGCGCTGGCTCTGCACGAGGGTGGCCGTGTCGGTGGTGACCGGGGAGTCCCAGGTGAGTTGCAGCGCATCCTCGGTCAGCTTGCCGAACGCGCCGGTTCGCCACGCCGTACGCAGCGAGCCGTCGACCGCGAAGGCGGGCTTGTCGCCCGGGGTGTAGCTGACCCCGTTCCCGTAGGTGGTGGCGTCAACGGTGGCTCCGCCGCGGGTCTCCACCACGCTCTGTGTGTCGGTGCCGGCATCCGGGAACACATCCAGGCGGTTGTCGGTGACGTCGGGGATGATCGGCTTGCGGTCGGCCCGCTCGGTGTAACCGCGGTTTTCGCGCACCGAACCCCATCGCAGACCCTGCTTGCGGTTGGAATCGGTGACCACCAGTTCGGCCCCCGGTTCGGCGGCCAGCGCGCGGAGCGCGTCGGGATCGTCGGCGAAGGTCGCGGAATAGAAGACCGGGCGGTCAGGGTCGACCAGGTTGGCGCCGGCGGCGGACACCAGGCCGTGGGCGTCGCCCGCCACCAGTAGCGGGGCATCCGCCGACTCGGTGCGCAGCATCGGCCGAGGATCCTCCACCGGAAAGACACCGACCGAGGGCGGGTCCGGCAGCGTCGGGTCCATGCCCAGTTCGATCTCGTCGATCAGCGGGACGACGGGATCGGGCGCGTCGGACACGTCGGGGCCGAACCACTCGGGATCGCCCAGGCCCGATACTTGAAGCATCTGGTCCCAGAACTTTCGCGGCCGGGGTGAGCGGTACCGTCCGAAGCGAAGGTCGTTCCGGGTGACCAGGTCGCCCACCGACATCATCTGCAATATGGGGCCGAGCGCGGCAGGGTTGACCGTGCCCTCCTGGTAGGGCAGGTCGACCGCCATCATCAATTGGGCCGAAGCGAACGACCCGTAGGGGATCAACTCGCGGGCAGCAAAGTCGCGATCGATCAGCCCCGGCGTGATCGGGTCGACCGTGTTGCCCCAGGTGTAGCTGGCGAAGTCGATGCCGGGCATCGCCAGCACCCGGGTGTCACGGTCGCCGGCATCAAGGCGTGCTGCCACCTCGTTCCAGTATTCGGGGATGTTCTCTGAGCGCTGCAGGTTGTTGTCGACCATGCGGCCCTGAAAGAGGGGAGCCTGATTGATTCCGATCAGCGCCACCACGGCCAGCGCAACGGGCACCCTGAGGCGTGGGCGGACCGTCGCCACCGCCGAGATGCCCGCCGCCAACAAGACGGCCCCGCCGAGCGCCAACAGCGGGATGGCGCGGGGGGTGGATCGAAACGCAAGCCCCGCGTCGGTGCCGGTGGCCGCCTTGAAGATCGCCCCGGCGGGTGTCGGTGACTCGTAGGGGTGCGATGCGATCGAGATGAGCGCACCGACGACCACCATCATCACGAAGTAGGCCCGGTAACGGAAGCGGGTGAACAGCGCCGACAGCACCACCAGGCCCGGCAGCAGGAAGCTGACGGTGAGCACCAGTGGGTTCTGCACCATGGTGACCGCCCCCGAGATCCAGGGGCCAAGGGAGTCGCTGCCGTAGAAGAACCAATAGCCGAGCCCCCGCATCACCTCCGGTGCGGTCGATGCGGTGGCCACCACCTTGTAGGTCTCGGTGTAGTCGAGGATCGGGATGCCGTAGTTGCCCTGCAGCATCAGCCCGGCCATCCACCACAGCGAACTGATCAGCGTCAGCGAGCCGATGCGGGCTCCGACCGCCAGCACACGGCCCCAGGTGACCTCTCGTTCCGCGAACAGCGCGTACGCCACCCACATGGCGGGGCCGACCAGCACCAGCAACAGCGAGGTCGCATTGATCCCGCCGACCGTCAGGGTGATCAGCGCGAATGCGGCCGGATCGCGCCAGCCGCCACGACGCAGGGCCCGAATGGTGAACCCGATCAGCCAGGGAAGCCCGGCGAACGGCAACAGGATGATCGAGATGCGAGCCCCGTAATGCAACAGGAAGGGGCTGAGCGCATAGGAGAACGCGGCGACCGTGGCGCCGGGCAGCTCCCAGCGCAGCGTGCGCAGCATGAAGCGGACGCCCATGCCCGCGGCGAAGATGATCGTGCCCAACCAGAGCCGCTGAGCGATCCAGTCGGGCGCTCCGAGCGTGTCGAAGAACCAGTAGAACGGGCCCGACGGCCACAGGTAGCCGATGTTCTGGTGGGTGACGGTGCCAAGACCAACCCCGGTTTCCCAGAGCCAGGGAGCGTCGGCCAACAGCTTGCCCGGATTGAGGTAGAGGTAGCTCTTGGTGTCGGCTCCGACCTGGCCACGGTGGGTCAACAACAACGGCACGTAGGAGACGAGGGCCAGCGCAGCGATCGGCCAAGGCCTCCACTGCTCCAACCTGCCGAGGAGCCGTCTCATGACCCGGGAGATGATAGTGGTCTTCACGCGGGTCGCTCAGTCGGAGGGACCGTCGCCGGGTTTTACGACGCGCACGGCCGGCTGCTGTTGTTGGGTGTCGTGGGTTCGTGCATCGAGGAGGGCGACCGCCTCGGCGAGCGACCGGGTGCGGGCCTCCAACCGGCTCAGCTCTCGAACCGCGACCAGCGACATCCCCGAGGCGTACGCCAGCACCAGCAACGCGATGAGGCCCATCGGCGATCCAACACCCAGACGGTCGGCCAACGACCAGGCCATGCGAGGCCAGGCCGCCAGCAGGCCCACGAGGACCCCCAGCCCCATCGTGGGAACCGCATACTTGACGCGAAGCCGACCGAGACGAATGAACCACACCACCGTGCCCACCGACGCCACGGCCCACACGGCCGCGAGCACCCGCCACACGTCAGGCCCGCCTTCGTCGCTGCAGCATCAACGCCATCCACATGCGCAGGTAGTGAAAGCCCAAGCGATGCCCACGGTGCGACGGGACACCGGCGACGCGCGCCCGGCCCGTGATGGGCACCTCCACCACCCGGAACCCCAGCAGATGGGCTGAGATCAGTGCCTCAACCGATTCGAGGTAGTCCAACGGGTACTCGCGGGCGAACGACTCACACATCGGCCGGGAGAACCCCCGAAAGCCACTGGACGGATCGGTGTGGCGGGCGCCGGTGTGGAGCCTGACCCCAAGGCGCATCCAGCGCATGGCCAGCGCCCGTTGGGCCGAGGGGAGGTACC encodes:
- a CDS encoding alpha-(1->3)-arabinofuranosyltransferase domain-containing protein; protein product: MRRLLGRLEQWRPWPIAALALVSYVPLLLTHRGQVGADTKSYLYLNPGKLLADAPWLWETGVGLGTVTHQNIGYLWPSGPFYWFFDTLGAPDWIAQRLWLGTIIFAAGMGVRFMLRTLRWELPGATVAAFSYALSPFLLHYGARISIILLPFAGLPWLIGFTIRALRRGGWRDPAAFALITLTVGGINATSLLLVLVGPAMWVAYALFAEREVTWGRVLAVGARIGSLTLISSLWWMAGLMLQGNYGIPILDYTETYKVVATASTAPEVMRGLGYWFFYGSDSLGPWISGAVTMVQNPLVLTVSFLLPGLVVLSALFTRFRYRAYFVMMVVVGALISIASHPYESPTPAGAIFKAATGTDAGLAFRSTPRAIPLLALGGAVLLAAGISAVATVRPRLRVPVALAVVALIGINQAPLFQGRMVDNNLQRSENIPEYWNEVAARLDAGDRDTRVLAMPGIDFASYTWGNTVDPITPGLIDRDFAARELIPYGSFASAQLMMAVDLPYQEGTVNPAALGPILQMMSVGDLVTRNDLRFGRYRSPRPRKFWDQMLQVSGLGDPEWFGPDVSDAPDPVVPLIDEIELGMDPTLPDPPSVGVFPVEDPRPMLRTESADAPLLVAGDAHGLVSAAGANLVDPDRPVFYSATFADDPDALRALAAEPGAELVVTDSNRKQGLRWGSVRENRGYTERADRKPIIPDVTDNRLDVFPDAGTDTQSVVETRGGATVDATTYGNGVSYTPGDKPAFAVDGSLRTAWRTGAFGKLTEDALQLTWDSPVTTDTATLVQSQRKVNRYMTEVELSFDDGSGVFTDPIHVDLGEESLSPEGQVIDFPKRTFKRLRLEILDTNVGELADYGKVSEVGIAELKVADTTLEDVVRPPTDLLDTLGVAGTNRPLAIVLKRAAANPEEVVLDDEEPSMVRTLSVPATRTFGVEGLARVPLEQPDESIDAILGIPDASNGGVTASSKARLPNLRARSASANDGDTSTAWQGPVNQGAGLWLNFEYPKAITVNDLQFTYLNDGRHSTPSVIHLEGADGAGAPIDIPAAEPGDQRGDTTTVRLALPKSVSGTSLRLVIDQVRPRSTREWFSHSTVNLPIGIAEVGWGGPTVPPAPPRLAPTCRKDLLSLDGTPVGIVLDATTDDLLDRIPVPIRSCDTGGSKAAAPTIELGPKPSLLRTTPGLKTGVDIDELWLRSAAGGSAVTPTSPDRPTQAGVQPQGPTAAPPATTTKRTSRLTYRASVSDATEPYWLVMGQSFNPGWHLTTSDGTDLGPSTLVNGFANGWRIDPAKVGPDATFVVEWTPQRTVWIALALSLFGVLITLAVAAFDPNLLAGRRNLAGARVSRVLALPPMDRFGVPRPALKAAVVAVIAGLAGIAAFGVPIGVLAGVLTFAVLVRPATWPVLRAVGVGGYALGALYVIAKQLRNGYELGFEWPNLFPAAHLLVLVSLAMVAVDVLVEGLLGGWRRTMDDTEEEP
- a CDS encoding DUF2304 domain-containing protein, which gives rise to MLAAVWAVASVGTVVWFIRLGRLRVKYAVPTMGLGVLVGLLAAWPRMAWSLADRLGVGSPMGLIALLVLAYASGMSLVAVRELSRLEARTRSLAEAVALLDARTHDTQQQQPAVRVVKPGDGPSD